A single genomic interval of Candidatus Methylomirabilota bacterium harbors:
- a CDS encoding tetratricopeptide repeat protein, translated as MADPQRLQKLARAPEGAIRLAEAALWIATGEYPDLDIAAWLRILDALGRRAAERVTSGMPAGASAAALNAFLFEEEGFRGNAEDYHDPRNSFLNDVLERRLGIPITLSVVYIEVAAAAGLTVRGIGLPGHFVVRLEHQGEAKLLDPFHRGRSLTHADCHALVQRVSGAGVPFDPGYLRPVTTREIVVRMFRNLKGIYLARGDWARALRAVEPICLLAPEALAERRDRGTIHAKLGESRAAIRDWEAYLQGEPGASDAEQVRQNLRALRQALAVLN; from the coding sequence ATGGCTGACCCCCAGCGCCTGCAGAAGCTCGCCAGGGCCCCGGAGGGCGCGATCCGGCTGGCCGAGGCCGCGCTCTGGATCGCCACCGGAGAGTATCCGGACCTCGACATCGCGGCCTGGCTGAGGATTCTCGACGCCCTGGGGCGCCGGGCGGCCGAGCGGGTGACGTCCGGGATGCCTGCGGGGGCGAGCGCGGCGGCTCTCAATGCCTTCCTCTTCGAAGAGGAGGGGTTTCGCGGGAATGCCGAGGACTACCACGACCCGCGAAACAGCTTCCTGAATGACGTGCTGGAGCGCCGGCTCGGCATCCCGATCACGCTCTCGGTCGTCTACATCGAGGTGGCCGCCGCCGCCGGCCTCACGGTTCGCGGCATCGGGCTCCCGGGCCACTTCGTCGTCCGCCTGGAGCACCAGGGGGAGGCGAAGCTCCTCGATCCCTTCCACCGGGGGCGATCGCTCACTCACGCGGACTGTCACGCTCTCGTCCAGCGTGTCTCCGGCGCCGGCGTCCCGTTCGACCCGGGCTATCTCCGGCCGGTGACGACCCGGGAGATCGTGGTCCGGATGTTCCGCAACCTGAAGGGCATCTATCTCGCGCGGGGTGACTGGGCGCGGGCCCTGCGGGCGGTCGAGCCGATCTGCCTGCTGGCGCCGGAGGCCCTGGCCGAGCGGCGGGACCGCGGCACCATCCACGCCAAGCTCGGCGAATCGCGGGCCGCGATCCGCGACTGGGAGGCATACCTCCAGGGCGAGCCCGGGGCCTCCGACGCGGAACAGGTTCGCCAGAACCTCCGGGCCCTCCGCCAGGCCCTGGCCGTCCTGAACTGA
- a CDS encoding ATP-binding protein, protein MTSSEVFRPRGPRNPEDDAIFRARRRESRLRQEVLVRVSICVLILAYNEILGTTAGAGPNAVIRTTTLLGLALNGPYYLAARTGRWSRIQAHGRMLVDVTLLTVGLFAAGGLAAAPYVSVYAIVPVYAGIVLSTAACIAATLAATAGYLAIALLQQAGWLPVTARPASNAWEVAAFNLLVLNVVGGLTATLCEAYRRSRRRLAVLYQDLERAYDETSRLNSEMQRTARLHVLGEVVAGVTHEIGNALQGALLPIDLVRAKVSEAVPGVLRHLDQIEYGCTTAIRIVRNVLQTARQSSEETVPVSLADVARRTIELKGYDIRRDGIAIQLDFPHEFPQIMGPPLRLQQVFLNLVTNAQHALRDGSRTRTIEIVGSTDFDRAIVEVRDTGPGIPPEILPRLFEPFYTTKVQGTGLGLAISVDIIRGLGGELTARNRPEGGAIFRMSLPVAPPAAAVVDERKT, encoded by the coding sequence ATGACGTCCAGCGAGGTCTTCCGCCCGCGCGGCCCGCGCAACCCGGAAGACGACGCCATCTTCCGGGCCCGCCGGCGCGAGTCCCGCCTGCGCCAGGAAGTGCTCGTCCGCGTCTCGATCTGCGTCCTGATCCTGGCCTACAACGAGATCCTCGGCACGACGGCCGGGGCCGGACCCAACGCGGTCATCCGGACGACGACGCTCCTCGGGCTCGCCCTCAACGGGCCGTACTATCTGGCCGCGCGCACCGGGCGATGGTCGCGCATCCAGGCCCATGGCCGGATGCTCGTCGACGTCACGCTGCTCACCGTCGGTCTCTTCGCGGCCGGCGGCCTCGCCGCCGCGCCCTACGTCTCCGTGTACGCGATCGTCCCCGTCTACGCGGGGATCGTCCTGTCGACGGCCGCCTGCATCGCCGCCACCCTCGCCGCCACCGCGGGCTACCTGGCGATCGCCTTGCTGCAGCAGGCCGGGTGGCTGCCGGTGACGGCGCGTCCGGCGTCGAACGCCTGGGAGGTGGCGGCCTTCAATCTCCTGGTCCTCAACGTGGTCGGCGGGCTCACGGCGACCCTGTGCGAGGCGTATCGCCGCAGCCGCCGGCGCCTCGCCGTCCTCTACCAGGACCTCGAGCGGGCCTACGACGAGACGTCCCGGCTCAACTCCGAGATGCAGCGGACCGCCCGGCTCCACGTGCTGGGCGAGGTGGTGGCCGGCGTCACCCACGAGATCGGCAACGCCCTCCAGGGCGCCCTGCTCCCGATCGACCTCGTGCGCGCGAAGGTGAGCGAGGCCGTGCCCGGCGTGCTGCGGCACCTCGATCAGATCGAGTACGGCTGCACGACCGCCATCCGCATCGTCCGAAACGTGCTCCAGACGGCCCGCCAGAGCTCGGAGGAGACGGTGCCCGTGTCGCTGGCCGATGTCGCTCGGCGCACGATCGAGCTGAAAGGCTACGACATCCGCCGGGACGGGATCGCCATCCAGCTCGATTTCCCCCACGAGTTCCCTCAGATCATGGGGCCGCCGCTCCGCCTCCAGCAGGTGTTCCTGAACCTCGTCACCAACGCCCAGCACGCCCTCCGCGACGGGAGTCGGACGCGCACCATCGAGATCGTCGGCTCCACCGACTTCGACCGCGCCATCGTCGAGGTGCGGGACACCGGCCCCGGCATTCCACCCGAGATCTTGCCGCGCCTCTTCGAGCCCTTCTACACGACCAAAGTCCAGGGAACGGGACTCGGCCTGGCGATCTCGGTGGACATCATCCGGGGACTCGGGGGCGAGCTCACGGCCCGGAACCGCCCCGAGGGCGGCGCGATCTTCCGGATGAGCCTCCCGGTGGCTCCGCCGGCCGCAGCGGTCGTCGACGAGCGCAAGACGTGA
- a CDS encoding OmpA family protein, with translation MGKPRQLVLATVIGAALLGGGPWPSEAADTILLRTGEIAAGDLDDADLTLQTPQGPFRVTRDTSWRVILNLGTTGDSVLLRNGNRLSGIVDRGRYTLRVSGDQTRTFDRSEIGAITLGAAGAPSGRTADTLILRNGDSIYGDLTATEFALAAPSGTYRFQRDTVWRIFLGSAAGDALYLANGDRLSGIVDQPSYAVRTPDGQVMEFGRDVVKEVMLRSPERPGAAAGPGPGAVGPGAPSGPVTPSGPVAVAPPTAAVPPTPVPAALRAVLRDLQFEFDRWDLTSESRKTLEDVATGMKAYPALRLLIEGHADERGTAEYNLALGARRAQTARDYLVTLGIEPGRLDMISYGEEKPLDPGHNELAWSLNRRAHFVVKAQ, from the coding sequence ATGGGCAAGCCGCGGCAGCTCGTGTTGGCGACCGTCATCGGGGCGGCGCTCCTTGGCGGCGGGCCGTGGCCGTCGGAAGCCGCCGATACGATCCTCCTGCGTACGGGAGAGATCGCCGCCGGGGACCTCGACGACGCCGACCTGACGCTGCAAACGCCGCAGGGTCCCTTCCGCGTCACTCGCGACACGAGCTGGCGGGTGATTCTGAACCTGGGCACGACCGGCGATTCGGTCCTGCTCCGGAACGGGAATCGCCTGTCGGGCATCGTCGACCGCGGGCGCTATACCCTGCGCGTGTCCGGAGACCAGACGCGGACCTTCGACCGGAGCGAGATCGGCGCGATCACGCTGGGCGCGGCGGGCGCCCCGTCGGGCCGGACGGCCGACACGCTCATTCTCCGGAACGGCGACTCGATCTACGGCGATCTCACGGCCACGGAATTCGCCCTCGCCGCGCCGTCGGGGACGTATCGCTTCCAGCGCGACACCGTGTGGCGGATCTTCCTCGGCTCGGCCGCCGGGGACGCGTTGTACCTCGCCAACGGCGACCGGCTCTCGGGCATCGTCGATCAGCCGAGCTACGCGGTCCGTACCCCCGACGGCCAGGTCATGGAATTCGGTCGCGACGTGGTGAAGGAGGTCATGCTCCGGTCCCCCGAACGGCCGGGCGCGGCGGCCGGTCCGGGGCCCGGAGCGGTCGGTCCGGGGGCGCCGTCGGGCCCGGTGACGCCCTCGGGCCCGGTGGCGGTCGCGCCGCCGACCGCCGCGGTGCCGCCGACACCGGTGCCGGCCGCACTCCGCGCCGTGCTGCGCGACCTCCAGTTCGAGTTCGACCGCTGGGACCTCACCTCCGAATCGCGCAAGACGCTCGAGGACGTTGCGACGGGGATGAAGGCCTATCCCGCTCTCCGCCTGCTCATCGAAGGCCACGCGGACGAGCGCGGGACCGCGGAGTACAACCTCGCGCTCGGCGCGCGCCGGGCCCAGACCGCCCGGGACTACCTGGTCACCCTCGGGATCGAGCCGGGCCGCCTGGACATGATCTCCTACGGCGAGGAGAAGCCGCTCGATCCCGGACACAACGAGCTCGCCTGGTCACTGAACCGCCGGGCGCACTTCGTGGTGAAAGCCCAATGA
- a CDS encoding aspartate/glutamate racemase family protein, whose product MASIGVLMLDTHFPRIPGDLGHPGTFEFPVRYHRVPAATPERVVRVGDPALLDLFADAARALEREGVGAITTTCGFLARFQADLAAAVRVPIVTSSLLLVPLVARMLAPGRAVGLLTIDAGALGPAHLRGAGIGPDLPVAVAGLEKQGAATFARSILEDERTLDVEAARAEHRAAARRLIGEHPEVGALVLECANMPPYRLDVQVVTGLPVFDITDLVRLVQASLRPAPAGGGSGGPLPR is encoded by the coding sequence ATGGCATCCATCGGTGTCCTGATGCTCGACACGCACTTCCCGCGCATCCCCGGCGACCTCGGCCACCCGGGCACGTTCGAGTTCCCCGTCCGCTACCACCGGGTTCCCGCGGCCACGCCCGAGCGCGTGGTACGCGTGGGCGATCCGGCGCTTCTCGACCTGTTCGCCGACGCCGCCCGGGCGCTGGAGCGCGAGGGCGTCGGCGCGATCACCACGACCTGCGGGTTCCTGGCCCGATTCCAGGCCGACCTGGCGGCGGCGGTCCGCGTTCCGATCGTCACCTCGAGCCTGCTGCTCGTCCCGCTCGTCGCGCGCATGCTGGCCCCCGGCCGCGCAGTGGGACTGCTCACCATCGACGCCGGCGCCCTCGGCCCGGCGCATCTCCGGGGGGCGGGGATCGGCCCCGACTTGCCGGTGGCGGTCGCCGGGCTCGAGAAGCAGGGGGCGGCGACGTTCGCCCGGAGCATCCTCGAGGACGAGCGCACGCTCGACGTCGAGGCGGCGCGCGCCGAGCACCGCGCGGCCGCCCGCCGGCTGATCGGCGAGCATCCGGAGGTCGGCGCGCTGGTCCTGGAATGCGCGAACATGCCGCCCTACCGGCTCGACGTCCAGGTCGTCACCGGGCTTCCCGTCTTCGACATCACCGACCTCGTCCGGCTCGTCCAGGCGAGCCTCCGGCCGGCCCCGGCCGGAGGCGGGAGCGGCGGGCCGTTACCTCGATGA
- a CDS encoding zinc-dependent alcohol dehydrogenase family protein has product MSRPRPVRALRLHAPAPVEAGPLRLEEIAAPTPGPAAIRLAIRACGLCHTDLHIVEGEVAPRRRPLVPGHQVVGVVDAVGPSARRFRVGDRVGVAWLHWTCGACPACRRGDENLCPEARFTGFDVDGGYAETMVVPEAFAYPLPAALDDATAAPLLCAGIIGYRALRVAGVRPGERLGLFGFGASAHLALQVARYWGCEVVVVTRSPAHRALAVQLGAAWAGPAGDPAPAPLDRAVLFAPAGSLIPDALACLRPGGTAAVAAIYLDRVPEFDYGLLYGERVVRSVTASTRQDGEELLALAGTIPLRPQVEVFPLSTANAALAALKASRLRAAGVLVPD; this is encoded by the coding sequence GTGAGCCGGCCGCGGCCGGTGCGCGCGCTCCGCCTTCATGCCCCCGCACCCGTCGAGGCGGGTCCCCTGCGCCTCGAGGAGATCGCTGCCCCCACGCCCGGCCCCGCCGCGATCCGGCTGGCCATCCGGGCCTGCGGTCTCTGCCACACCGACCTTCACATCGTCGAGGGCGAGGTCGCGCCGCGACGGCGCCCGCTCGTTCCCGGCCATCAGGTCGTGGGCGTGGTCGACGCCGTCGGGCCGAGTGCCCGGCGCTTCCGCGTCGGCGACCGGGTCGGCGTTGCCTGGCTCCACTGGACCTGCGGGGCCTGCCCCGCTTGCCGGCGCGGCGACGAGAACCTGTGTCCCGAGGCGCGCTTCACCGGATTCGACGTCGACGGCGGCTACGCGGAGACCATGGTGGTCCCGGAAGCGTTCGCCTATCCGCTGCCGGCCGCGCTCGACGACGCGACGGCTGCGCCCCTCTTGTGTGCGGGGATCATCGGCTACCGGGCCCTGCGCGTCGCCGGCGTCCGCCCCGGGGAGCGGCTCGGGCTCTTCGGCTTCGGGGCCTCTGCCCACCTGGCGCTCCAGGTGGCGCGCTACTGGGGCTGCGAGGTCGTCGTGGTCACGCGGAGCCCCGCGCATCGAGCCCTGGCTGTCCAGCTCGGCGCGGCGTGGGCGGGCCCCGCCGGAGATCCGGCGCCAGCGCCCCTCGACCGCGCGGTGCTCTTCGCGCCGGCCGGCTCGCTCATTCCGGACGCCCTGGCGTGCCTCCGCCCCGGTGGGACGGCGGCGGTGGCGGCGATCTATCTGGATCGGGTGCCGGAGTTCGACTACGGGCTCCTGTACGGAGAGCGCGTGGTGCGCAGCGTGACGGCCAGCACCCGCCAGGACGGCGAGGAGCTGCTGGCCCTGGCCGGGACGATCCCGCTTCGGCCCCAGGTGGAGGTGTTTCCC